A window of Candidatus Pantoea floridensis contains these coding sequences:
- a CDS encoding fimbrial protein — MKTRTSLFYFILVTLLIISDSALAVCKWMPGHTGPVKTSVNFGDIYVPRDAPIGHIVASKYVLGSNNAVFVCTTDWTWGGRTVLFNTLSSYGNRVFNTNISGIGIRIKQSGANEWAYPFEEKGEADNPFFLLSYQVELVKTSANSVGAGEITTGEIGRALSVTDPRYYTSLSLTGSNKIIPVACSVKNTVIDVKLANVSSLDFKGVGTTAKPKGFNIDLDCDENVRVSVTLDGPIAGPASVLALNAGEDQAKGIGIQLLKGTTPIKLGSPVDFGTVTKAGNFSVPLIARYYQLSDPIDGGTANANATFTMAYN; from the coding sequence ATGAAAACGAGAACCTCACTGTTCTATTTTATTCTGGTGACATTATTAATAATCTCAGACTCAGCTTTAGCCGTTTGTAAATGGATGCCCGGCCACACCGGACCGGTAAAAACCTCAGTAAACTTTGGTGATATATATGTCCCCCGCGACGCACCGATTGGGCACATTGTGGCGTCTAAATATGTATTAGGATCAAATAATGCTGTGTTTGTGTGTACCACGGACTGGACTTGGGGGGGAAGAACAGTGCTTTTCAATACGCTAAGTTCATATGGCAACCGGGTATTCAATACTAACATTAGTGGTATTGGGATCAGGATTAAGCAGTCAGGAGCCAATGAATGGGCATATCCTTTTGAAGAAAAGGGCGAAGCAGATAATCCATTCTTTTTACTCAGTTACCAGGTTGAACTAGTCAAAACGAGTGCTAACTCGGTTGGAGCAGGTGAAATTACAACGGGAGAAATTGGTCGGGCGCTGAGTGTGACTGATCCAAGATATTACACCTCATTGTCCTTAACCGGCAGTAATAAAATCATTCCTGTGGCCTGCAGCGTAAAAAATACGGTAATTGATGTCAAACTCGCTAATGTAAGTAGTTTAGACTTTAAGGGCGTTGGAACCACAGCTAAACCGAAAGGGTTTAATATTGACCTCGACTGTGATGAAAATGTCAGAGTCAGCGTTACGCTTGATGGCCCCATCGCTGGTCCAGCTAGTGTCTTAGCCTTAAATGCAGGTGAAGATCAGGCGAAAGGGATTGGCATTCAGTTATTAAAAGGTACAACACCTATAAAATTGGGTTCGCCAGTAGATTTCGGCACGGTGACTAAAGCGGGAAACTTTAGTGTGCCATTAATTGCTCGCTATTATCAGCTCAGCGACCCTATTGATGGTGGAACCGCCAATGCCAACGCAACATTTACTATGGCCTATAATTGA